From Anoplopoma fimbria isolate UVic2021 breed Golden Eagle Sablefish chromosome 11, Afim_UVic_2022, whole genome shotgun sequence, one genomic window encodes:
- the pmp22a gene encoding peripheral myelin protein 22a → MLLFLLGVLILHLIILILLIVSTAASAWSVGGDRTTDLWYSCMTTNGGYHCKPASNEDWIQAVQALMILSLLFCFFSLIAFVFQLFKLVKGGRFYFTAIFQILASVFVMCGAIIYTVMSPDDGSGAQFGYAYVLAWVAFPLCLISGLIYIVLRKKE, encoded by the exons ATGCTGCTCTTCCTGCTCGGAGTGCTTATTTTGCACCTTATCATTCTCATTCTTCTCATTGTGTCGACAGCAGCCAGT GCCTGGTCTGTAGGTGGGGATAGGACCACAGATCTATGGTACAGTTGCATGACAACTAATGGAGGCTACCACTGCAAGCCAGCCAGCAATGAAG ACTGGATCCAGGCGGTGCAAGCCCTCATGATCCTCTCCCTgctcttctgcttcttctcccTCATTGCATTCGTGTTTCAGCTGTTCAAACTGGTCAAGGGCGGACGTTTCTACTTCACCGCCATCTTCCAGATCTTGGCAA GTGTGTTCGTGATGTGCGGGGCGATCATCTACACCGTCATGAGTCCGGATGATGGATCCGGCGCACAATTCGGCTACGCCTATGTGCTGGCCTGGGTGGCTTTCCCTCTGTGTCTCATCAGTGGCCTCATTTATATCGTCCTGAGGaagaaagaatga